In Candidatus Electrothrix scaldis, the genomic window CATCAAGAGAAACCCAATGAACCGGGCCATGCGCATTGATAAATTTACCCTTTCCGCCCTGGAATCTATTCTTCGCCATTACCGAGAACCACAAACCGTTTTCGAGAGGGTCCCAACACTCCATATGATTGCAACCCCCATAGAGGTTCTGCAACATAAAGCAGAGGAACTGGCAGGGGTACTGCAAAAAAATATTGGTGCATACTGCACCACCCAGGTTGCTGAGGTTATCTCCCGGGTTGGGGGAGGAGCCATGCCTGAACAAAACCTCCCGAGCTGGGCAGTTGCTCTGTATCCACGAACCCTCAAACTGAATCTCCTGGAGGAAAAATTGCGCAATCTGGATATTCCCATTATTGGACGCGTCGAGAATGATCGCCTGCTCTTTGATATGCGGACAGTACGGTCAGACGAATTGCATCTTATTGCTAAGGGGCTTCTCCAAGCGCTTATCTCTGACTCCTGAAAAATTTTTCACTGTATGCGAGCCCTACTTTCCTCTTCCAAATCAGTCAGGTTAAAAGGCGAGGTCAGCTCTCTTCGATGCGCTTCGTATACAACACCTTAACAGTAAGATTGCAAGACCACGTGTATGTTTTTTATTGATCCAACTACTGAGCAAGGTCTTCAGGCGAGTGATGGCCTGATCTTAGAGCAAGCCTTCCTCATCGAACTTGAGGAAATCCTGCCGGTACCGGCCTCGGTGGTTTTCTGGTTACACGACGACCCTACCTGTCCGGCAACGCAGACATTCAGCCCTGAGCAACAGGAGCGCCTCCAAACCTGGCAGAGCAATCGGGGTGAGGACTCCACTCATACACCTGTGGTCCTGACAGATCTCCTGGTGATCCCTTTACTTGCAGGAACACAACAGGGACTCACTCTCGTTATCCATGATGTGGACCCTGCTCTTCTTCGCAAGATGGACTCTGAATGGCTTCTTGAGCTCCAAGAAAAGATCATTCACCATTTCTGTCACATACGGCAAATTTATACGGATTCAGAAAGCGGCCTCTATAATAGCCGAGCCCTGTCCTTATTTTTGACCACGAAATTATGTAAAAAGACGCTCTTTCTCATTGCCACAGTTCCCGGAACCCGATCCTTAGCAGGTGGCTTTCAAAAAAGCCGACAGGTCACGACTCTTCTCCAAAGCTTTATTGAGGGGCCTCTCTTTTCCCTCGGTCATGGACTTTTTGCTGCTGTACGTAGCACAACCCAGCGCAGTGCCTGCCTGGAATATTCCCACCGTCTTATTTCCCGCCTCAAACGGGAAGGACTGCGGAGAGTGCATATAGTTTTTTCTTCCTTACCCTCTGAGGAAACTCCCCAGGAAATACTTGCGACCTGCCAACTTCTCCTTGCTGAAGCAGAAAGACGGGGGCCATACAGCCTCTGCGACGAGGCCTTCCTAGTCCGAAAGGAACAACATCCTTTTGCCCTTCCAGCTCCCCCTGTTATTCGGGAGCTCCAGAAAACATGGCATAAACTTGAGCAATTCGGCATCCTGCTTGTCTCCTTTGCCCAAGAGCCCCCCGAAGATATAAGCTCAGTACTTACACGAGACTGCTCCTGCCATGCATTAAACGAACGCGAAACGCTCATTCTCCTGCCTAAGCTCTCCCTCAAACAGACCAGCCAGCAGGTAAAACAACTTTCGCAAAACATCAGAGAACAATTAGGCATTCTCCCTTCCATAGGATTCTGCCACTGGCCCACTGTTGCGGTTACTAAGCTTGAGACCGTAAGGGCCTGTCGCAAGGCCATACTCCATGCCAGTTTTTACGCCCAAGGTGCTGTCGTAGCTTTTGATGCCCTGAGTTATAATGTCAGCGGTGACCACTATTTTGATGAGGGGGATTATAAACAGGCAATCAGAGAATATCGGGCTGGCTTGCAGCTGCAAGCCAATGATGTCAACCTGCTCAACAGCCTCGGAGTCGCCTTGACTGAAATCAACCGTCATCGCGAGGCAGAAACCTGCTTTACCCAGGTGCTGGACCAAGAACCACAGAATTCTATGGCCCTGATTAATAAGGGCATGTGTGCTCGCCTACTCGGTCGTCCTGAAGAAGCCATAACGTGCTTCGAGCAAGGACTGCTCCATGATAGCAAAAGACAACAGGCCACCCTTGAGCTCTATCTCCAACTCGGCAAACTCTATTGTCTTAAGGAAGAATTTGCAAAAGCTGTTACCCTACTTGATGAATGGAGGAGACTTCATGGCGAACCAGGCGAATTCGTCTTTTTCCGTTTATTCGGTGAGGCCGCATTGGGCGCTAGAAAATATCAGGACGCTATGAAGGCCTTACAACGCTCACTACAAATCTATCCCCAGAATACAGACAGCCAAAGTATGCTGGGTCTCCTGTATGTACTTGATAACCAAGGTGCCGAGGTGGGCCTGAGTCTCTGTAGCCGGGCTATCAAGGCAGATAGGGGAGATGCTCGCCATCTCTACCGGCGGGCAGCAGCCCTGCACCATCTGGGACGCCTGCAGGAGGCCCTGCACGATGTCCAAGACTCGCTACAGATCCAAAGAAATAATGAACAAACCCTCCTCCTCCGTGCTATACTATATGAAGAGCTTGGTTCTCTGCGCCGGGCACAGCAGGGATTCCAACGTATAGTCAGCATGAAAAAAAGCACTGAGAAACGAAAAAAGGAGGCGCTGGCAGGTTTAGCCAGAATCGCGGCCCGGTTGCGTATCTCTTCTCAGTCTTAGGAGGAAAAAATATGCCAGCAAAATTTCTACAGCAACAATTCAAAAAAAACAATCAATACTACTTAAATAGCGTTGAAAACGATGATACCTGGAGGATGTTCAGGATTCTCGCCGAATTTGTTGAAGGCTTTGACACCCTGTCCTCTCTCGGATGCCCGGCAGTGAGTATTTTCGGTTCAGCCAGAACTGATGAAAATCATCACGACTATCAACTAGCCAGATCCATTGCAGAAAAGTTATCTAAAAGTGGCTATGGTATTATAACTGGAGGGGGGCCTGGAATTATGGAAGCAGCCAACCGAGGCGCGGCAGACGTCAACGGTGTTTCCATCGGACTGAATATTGACCTGCCTTTTGAGCAACACTCCAATCCATATGTTAACCTTCCTATGGATTTCCGGTATTTCTTTGTCCGTAAGGTTATGTTTATCAAATATTCTATGGCCTTTATCTGTCTTCCCGGAGGATTCGGCACCTTAGATGAACTCTTTGAATCACTGACCCTGATTCAGACCCATAAAATCAAACCCTTTCCCATCATACTTGTTGGTTCCTCCTTCTGGAGCGGGTTGGTCGATTGGATTCGGGAGCAGATGATCAGTAACTCCAAGATTGATAAAGCAGACCTATTACTTTTTGAAGTTCTTGACGATGTGGATGAAATTGTCGCCTTTATCCGCCGAACCGTTATCCTTTAAAGTCCGTAGCGCTGGAAGTACTTGTCGAAAAAAAGGAGGAAAGTATGAAAAAGCGTTTTTTTTACATACATTTTTTTTGTATTATCACCCTATGGATAACAGGGATAACAGCACCAGCCTTTGCAGAAACAGAAGGGGCAGCTGTAAACAGTAACGCCTCTCCGGTCGACTGGTTCATCTATGCTGTCATCCTCCTAGGCCTACTGAGCTCCATTCTGTCCATGCTCCTGATTCGCTCTGCGCTGGCCCGTTCCAAATGGTCCATTGCCGATGCCCTGTCTGAAGAGGCAGAGCTTACCGAGCGGGGAGAAGACGGAAAACTGTTGCTGACAAGCGATAATCAGCCTTTTCTGATAAGAAAACTGGCTCCCAGCAGCAGTCGAATGGTTGCCTTGATGGGGACCATAGCAATTCTATTTCTGTTTCTTTCCTTTGGTGCCTTTGCTCTGTTTCATTTCGCCAAAACAGGTAAGATGCCAGAGGGAATCAATAATGTGGTTAAATTCCTGACAGCCGGGCTGACGCTCTTCGCCCCCTATGTTGTCAACAAATTCTCAAAGTCATTTGAGGCACTTTCACCTAAGCATTAAGCGCTATTACAGGAGGAAATACATGGCACAGATTGATGCTTTTTTTAAACTAATGAACGATCAGGGGGCCTCTGACTTGCATATGGTTGCCGGTCAGCAACCCATTCTCCGCATCAGAGGGGAGATGGAACGCGTCAAATACAAAGTCATGGATAATGATGAACTCAAGGCCATGCTCTATGAGATCTGCCCGGAGCCCAAAATTAAACTTTTTGAAGAAACCGGTGATATAGACTTTGGCTATCATATTCCTGGGCTCGCTCGTTATCGCGCCAACTTTTTCCAGCAGAAATACGGCATAGCAGCGGTCTTCCGTGAAATTCCCAGTGAAATTCTTTCCTGTGAACAACTGGGGCTACCGCCGGTTATCAAAAAATTGGCGACCCTGCCTAAAGGGCTTATCCTGGTCACCGGTCCCACCGGCTCCGGGAAGTCAACAACCTTGGCAGCTATTGTTGATGAAATTAATGAGACTCGCAGCGATCACATCCTGACTGTTGAGGATCCTATCGAGTTTGTCCATAAGAGTAAAAAATGCCTAGTCAACCACCGAGAGGTCGGCACCCATACCCAGAGCTTTTCCGCAGCCCTGCGCGGTGCCCTACGTGAGGACCCTGATGTCATTCTGGTCGGTGAGATGCGCGACCTGGAAACCATCGCTTTGGCTATGGAGGCGGCCATGACCGGTCATGTGGTCTTTGGTACCTTACATACCATGAACGCCATGAAGACGGTTGACCGTATCATTGAAATCTTCCCGGCAGATCAGCAAGGCCAGGTACGCTCCACCTTAGCCGATGCCCTGAAGGCGGTTGTTTCGCAGACGCTGTTTAAACGCATTGATAAGAAAGGTCGATGCGCGGCCCAGGAAATCCTGATCTGCACCCCTGCGGTCCGTAACCTGATCCGTGAGGCCAAGACCTACCAGATCCCGTCCGCAATGCAGACCGGTAAAAAATTCGGCATGGCCACCCTGGATGACACCATTGAGGAGTTACTCAAGAAAAGAATGATCAGCGCCGACGACGCCTATGTCAACTGCGTTGAAAAGAAGCGCTTTGTCAAATTCCTGAAAAAACCACCCACAGATTTTACCGACGCGTAAAGCCTCTCTTTTCTCAGCCGGAATAATCTTTAGTTCCGGCTGAGCAATCCCCCCAGATACACATCAAAACGGACCGTCTTGCCAGCAAGCGAATGAGAAGGAACGAGTTCTGTCAGGTGCGGAGCTTTCAGCGGACGTTTTACCACCACCCGTTGCGTGGCCACCTTCAAGGCAGCTGCGAGCAATCTTTCCGGGGCAGCGTCCTGCTCAGCCAAGAGCTGCAAGATCTGGAGCTCTTTTTTTACTAAGGCTGACTTGCGTCGTTCCGGGAACATGGGGTCAAGATAGACCACATCAACGGGCTCGCCTCTCTTTTGTTCCTGCAAGGCTTCCAGGACCGAAACCGCATCACCCGTAGTTAATCTGATCCGGGTGCAAATCTCTGCTGTGTCAGGATGAGCCGTAGCCCGCTCCAGCCCATCGGCAAGCAGGGCCGCAACTACTGACTGCTGTTCAAAGATGCGAACCCGATGCCCTGCAGCAGCCAACAGGAAACTATCCCTGCCCAGACCACCCGTGGCATCGATGATGTTAAGCAAAGCCCCGCCTTTCCCGCCCACAGCCCGGACCAGTAATTCTTTTTTCTGCTGCTTTCTCCGAAAAGCGGCATGGCCTGCTGTAAAATCCACCCGAAGTACTCCGCTTAACTTGCGGTCATCCGGCTTTATCAAGTCCAACCCCTCACTGCTGAGCCTAAGCACAAGACGGTCGGTCTCTCTTTTCTCTCCAGAAAGCGGGCTTTCTTCGGACATCTCAAACGTCAGCGGCAACTCCAAACGAGCTGCCAGCTCCTCCGCCTTACCCACAAGGCCAGGTTCCAGACAGCAAAGGGTTATTTGCTTCATCAGAGAAGATTGGCAAGCCAACGTAAAAGTCCGACCAACAGATTCACCACAAAAACCACTGCGCCCTTGGTCTTTGCCCACAGCCCCTCTTTTTGCTCTGCAATGCTGACCGCCTTGCCCTCAAGCTGCATCTGGAGACGCTCTGCCCGCTTACCGGGAATCGGATGACTTGATAAATATTGTTCTGCCAGGCCCCCCAACAGGGTGTTTTTTCCATCACGCAGGCTGGCTAATTTTTTCAGGGCAGTCACAGCTGCCTGTGGTGCATAGCCATTCTTCTTCATAAAGGCCAGGGAATAATCATCGGCCTCTTTCTCCTCCAGCTGGGAAAACTGGGCCTGCATCAAATTCTCGACAAATTCGCCCAGCCCTGAACGGGCAATCTCACCTACAGTAGTATCCTTGTTTGCAGCAACGGCCTTGCGCACCGCGCTGGAGGCATAGGCCAGCCGAAGCTTCTTATGAATATGCTTCTGGGTAACATGCCCCATCTCATGCCCGATAACAAAACGCAACTCATCGTCAGTGAACATGTCCATCAGCCCGCTATAGACCCGGATGGTACCGTCTGCCATCGCAAAGGCATTCACCTCCTGAGCCAGATAGACCTTATAGTTAAAAGTCAGGTCGTCTTCCTGATAATGATCCCCCACTAACCGCTGAAGGCGCTGGGCATACTTACTCGTGGGTGAGGCCACCCGTCTCTTGCTATCCGCATAGGCAGATGATCTGAGCGCCATCCGCTGAACCGCCTTATCTGTCAAGGTTACGGCACGCACCGCATCAAGCCCAGCTTCAGTGGCAAGCTGCATATCGGTATTTTCATCACAGCCAACAGTACAAAGGGAAATCAGACAAAGGAGTAATAAGGTAATATTACGCAGGCAGATGGAACGGCGGTGGTGGGTGCGGGGTTGTAGCGCCTGAACACAATATATCACCACATCACCCGGACATCATAAAGGTCGAAGGAAGAATCACACGACAGCAGCGTCAGCGAGTCCGTCAC contains:
- a CDS encoding tetratricopeptide repeat protein; its protein translation is MFFIDPTTEQGLQASDGLILEQAFLIELEEILPVPASVVFWLHDDPTCPATQTFSPEQQERLQTWQSNRGEDSTHTPVVLTDLLVIPLLAGTQQGLTLVIHDVDPALLRKMDSEWLLELQEKIIHHFCHIRQIYTDSESGLYNSRALSLFLTTKLCKKTLFLIATVPGTRSLAGGFQKSRQVTTLLQSFIEGPLFSLGHGLFAAVRSTTQRSACLEYSHRLISRLKREGLRRVHIVFSSLPSEETPQEILATCQLLLAEAERRGPYSLCDEAFLVRKEQHPFALPAPPVIRELQKTWHKLEQFGILLVSFAQEPPEDISSVLTRDCSCHALNERETLILLPKLSLKQTSQQVKQLSQNIREQLGILPSIGFCHWPTVAVTKLETVRACRKAILHASFYAQGAVVAFDALSYNVSGDHYFDEGDYKQAIREYRAGLQLQANDVNLLNSLGVALTEINRHREAETCFTQVLDQEPQNSMALINKGMCARLLGRPEEAITCFEQGLLHDSKRQQATLELYLQLGKLYCLKEEFAKAVTLLDEWRRLHGEPGEFVFFRLFGEAALGARKYQDAMKALQRSLQIYPQNTDSQSMLGLLYVLDNQGAEVGLSLCSRAIKADRGDARHLYRRAAALHHLGRLQEALHDVQDSLQIQRNNEQTLLLRAILYEELGSLRRAQQGFQRIVSMKKSTEKRKKEALAGLARIAARLRISSQS
- a CDS encoding TIGR00730 family Rossman fold protein, encoding MPAKFLQQQFKKNNQYYLNSVENDDTWRMFRILAEFVEGFDTLSSLGCPAVSIFGSARTDENHHDYQLARSIAEKLSKSGYGIITGGGPGIMEAANRGAADVNGVSIGLNIDLPFEQHSNPYVNLPMDFRYFFVRKVMFIKYSMAFICLPGGFGTLDELFESLTLIQTHKIKPFPIILVGSSFWSGLVDWIREQMISNSKIDKADLLLFEVLDDVDEIVAFIRRTVIL
- a CDS encoding type IV pilus twitching motility protein PilT, translating into MAQIDAFFKLMNDQGASDLHMVAGQQPILRIRGEMERVKYKVMDNDELKAMLYEICPEPKIKLFEETGDIDFGYHIPGLARYRANFFQQKYGIAAVFREIPSEILSCEQLGLPPVIKKLATLPKGLILVTGPTGSGKSTTLAAIVDEINETRSDHILTVEDPIEFVHKSKKCLVNHREVGTHTQSFSAALRGALREDPDVILVGEMRDLETIALAMEAAMTGHVVFGTLHTMNAMKTVDRIIEIFPADQQGQVRSTLADALKAVVSQTLFKRIDKKGRCAAQEILICTPAVRNLIREAKTYQIPSAMQTGKKFGMATLDDTIEELLKKRMISADDAYVNCVEKKRFVKFLKKPPTDFTDA
- a CDS encoding class I SAM-dependent methyltransferase encodes the protein MKQITLCCLEPGLVGKAEELAARLELPLTFEMSEESPLSGEKRETDRLVLRLSSEGLDLIKPDDRKLSGVLRVDFTAGHAAFRRKQQKKELLVRAVGGKGGALLNIIDATGGLGRDSFLLAAAGHRVRIFEQQSVVAALLADGLERATAHPDTAEICTRIRLTTGDAVSVLEALQEQKRGEPVDVVYLDPMFPERRKSALVKKELQILQLLAEQDAAPERLLAAALKVATQRVVVKRPLKAPHLTELVPSHSLAGKTVRFDVYLGGLLSRN
- a CDS encoding M48 family metallopeptidase; amino-acid sequence: MIYCVQALQPRTHHRRSICLRNITLLLLCLISLCTVGCDENTDMQLATEAGLDAVRAVTLTDKAVQRMALRSSAYADSKRRVASPTSKYAQRLQRLVGDHYQEDDLTFNYKVYLAQEVNAFAMADGTIRVYSGLMDMFTDDELRFVIGHEMGHVTQKHIHKKLRLAYASSAVRKAVAANKDTTVGEIARSGLGEFVENLMQAQFSQLEEKEADDYSLAFMKKNGYAPQAAVTALKKLASLRDGKNTLLGGLAEQYLSSHPIPGKRAERLQMQLEGKAVSIAEQKEGLWAKTKGAVVFVVNLLVGLLRWLANLL